cactggtcatcGACCAGCTTATCAGCGCATCATATTTATTagctcccccgttcagggtcgagcggtccccactggtcttggaccagcttcatcagttatttcatctcccccgtttggggtcgagtggtcttcactggtcatgGATCAGCTTATCAACGCATCATATTTCTTCtttccccgttcggggttgagtttATCAGAGCatccatctcccccgttcggggtcaagcATATTTAATGATCATGGACGAGAGTAGATCCACTGGTTTTGGACCAAGATCCCACGAGCTCTGTGCTCACTCGGCTAAAGACTTTCGCGTTCATGCGCCTCTATTGCCCGGGCTACGCTTCCGTTCAGTTCAcgggtgatgcgtccgctcggcatcgtccgcccgacatCTATTCACCCGATCGACAtccttccgatcgctcattcggcaTCTTCGCGGTCGCGTGCTAGCCATCGCTCGTCCGCTCGGTCTACTCGTTGTCCAACGTGTCGCTCGGTCTGCTGGCCTTACACTCGTCGCTCGATTGTTGTTTTGCCGCTCGTTTGATGTTTTGTTGTTCGCTCGGCATCGGGCCGGTTACCGACTTAATCCACTCAGCGATGTTGCTATCTCATGCGATACCGTTATTATAGCGACTGCTCGCGTGACATTGTACAGTGAGCTCAGCGATTTGACTTTGGTATTAAGAGCGGTTCAGCCCTTTGCGAtggactgtccagtcagtcgaacttacgcctccttctactagacttgaaggagaggcttgtgatCCAGATATAGTTTGGGGCAAGAGAGGGATTAATGAGAGGGATAAGGGCATTTTTGTCTTGGGGCGCATTTAGGGTTTTGAGTGCTTTTAAGCATTGTTCACAGGGCGAGATGAGGGGGGCCGCCGCCAGGGGAGGAAATGGGGAGCTCGCTAGGGTTAGCCGTCGCCGACTCTGCTCCCTCCTTCGTCGCCATCCTCGAGTGTCGGTTGCCGCACCTCTGTCACCGTGTGCATAGCCCGCCGCTAGTAGCTTCCTCACGAGTTGCACCACCGCCTCACGCACGAAGCCGCTCTGGACGtcattttctttctctctctctcttctccacGCCTTCATCGTCCAGGAGCCCAGCCGTCGCCTCCTGCAGCCACCGCTGCTGCCTCTAGTGGCCGGAGCCGCCACCTGCGGCCATCACAGTGGCCGACAATCGCCTCTTCCAGCGCCAGCCGCCGTCTGCAGCAGCTACCGCCGCCTCTTCCCACGTTTACCACTGTACAGCGGCCGTCGCCTCCTCTCCCAGCCGCTACCACCTCTTCCGGTAGTCCTACAGTCGATTCCGGCATCCCGACAGTCGACTTCGAGGGCTGTACATTTGTTGTCTCCACTGCTTGCGGCGTAGATCCAGCCCACCGCGGTATCTCCGGACATCGGTTGTGttttccggccatcgagccgtgaTATTCTGCTCTCTGCATTATTACTATGGTTGTGAGTCATTTTACTAGCCGGCCTATAAGCCGTTAGTGTGTATCGTATTTCGGCCTGCGAGCCGCTATCACATCCGGCCTACGTGCCACCCTTTCGGATTCCTGCTGTACTGGATTCCATGTCGCGACTCTCAGATCCGGCTCGTTAGCACCACGACCAGCtcacccatccatccgagggcgccccccgagGCCAGGGTACGTAACCGTACCTTTCCTGCATTTATTTCACTATTTTGTTATTTGTATTCGGCTGCTCATatatttgtgggattcgcctcgagcaccgaggtaccagagaccggggcaaccgGTCACTGGATACAGGCACTGTTGACCAGAAGACTTCGGATGATTTGGTCAACACAGGAGACAGCTCATCTTCTGgatcatggggatgcggtcaaccttccagacacgtcatatcggcaggttcgtcttctcagcttcccgacaggatcagaTGTAATGAGATAATTATTAAGAAAGAAGATGACGAGTTGTCTAGAACTGAGAGGCTTAggtatttaagatttttttttataaaaggatGGTAGGATTGAGAAAAATGTCTTACATATAATACAAGTAGGATGATTGAAACGTAAGAGAGCGTCGGATTTTCTATGTGATTGTAAaatacctctaaaatttaaagagAAGTTCGGTAAAATGCTCTAATTAGGTGATGTAAATTATGATAAATATACACATGAAATGAGGAAgaactaaaaaaaataacttcgttaataataataaaataaaataaaatttattttgatatagATGATTATAGAGTAAAGATAAAGCCGAATGACATAAAAATATTCATATGGCTCATCTCTTATAATAAAATAAGAATTGATTGTCGGTGTGACGTTGTATCTAAGAATTATACAATACACAATGCATAGATAGGCACCTCCAAATGGGGAACAAGTTCTTCAAGTATCATATTCCTCAGGTTGCGTTACCAGCTAGGAAGCTGCTTCAAGCTCTGGCTTTTTGTTAGCACTAGTTATGAATCCCACGTACAGTTCAGAGCGAGTGGTGTCACTTTTGGGCAACCCCTTGTTCCGCCCTCCCTCTCTCATGCTCTTTACAAACCCAACGAAGTGTCGCCAATTCTCTCcttcaaacaagtttttgttcAATCTCAAGTACGTGAAAGCAGTCAGCCCTGCAGCCTTACTCGTAGCCACCACCTGTGCATATGCCGCTTCATCGTACCTGTTGAAATTAAATGCACAATTATCAGCTGAAATTAATTATGTCTTCGttacaaataattaattaatattacctCTCAAGAGCGTTTTCCCCGGCGAGTTCTGCTCCGGCCGCCGCCGTTGCCTGCTTGACCTGCTGCACGAGGAGCTCCGGCGAACAACCGGCATGGCCTGGCTGCTGCTCGTCCTTCATCTCCATGCACGTGAAGTTCAACACCGCGCCTCTCTTCGCCATCATTCGTGCAATGGGGAGGTACCCATCTCTGTTTCTCGTGTTATAGTAACCGGCCGTCAGCTCCGCCGCGTGGGACCTCGTGCGGTAGTGCCAGTGTATCCCTGCGACCTTCGCCGAGAGCTTCGTGCCGGTGCCGAGGAATACTGCCTCGGCGGCGGCGAGGACACGGTCGCCGTGCTCCAGGAGCTGGCCTGAGTACCACTCGAGGAAGAACCTGCCGTAGTCGCTGGTCCAAGTACCTTCTCGCCTGAAGAATCCGGTGTCCTCGGGGAACTGGTTGTAGTGGCCGGCGTCGTGGGGGCCTTCGTGACCCCACTCCTCATGGCCCGCGGCAATTCCGGCGGCTCGAAGTGAAGCTTTCATATACTGTTACGAAGCAGAGTAAATTATAACAACAATGAGGAATTGGAAACTAAAAATTTTGCAGTGTAACTCTCATAAAATGCAACATACTCGAAATTTATACCTTGTCGTAGCATTGGAACTCTCCAATTCCTGGGAATCTCCAAGTGCCATTGGTCTCTGGATACGAAGGATACCTTAGCTCTCCACAAGGTCCCATTCCCACTTGGATTTcctgaaacaaattagaaagaaaTGTAAGGACGAAATCTCGTAAAGAGATCATTTTTGTTCTTAGGATGTAATCAATTACCGCGATTACTCCGCCGAGGAAGCCTCCGAAGCGATCTCTAAAGCTTCGCATGTAGTCGGAGTAGACTTGGACGGGCGTTCGGCCGCGTAGCACCGGCAGCGTGTCACAGGCGAGAGAGATGTACTCCGGATTCCGGCGGCCCGACCGATCGGTGTACACGATGTCCGGATTCCGGCTGATTTCTTCGTGCACCCACGGCGGCAGGGGAATGCGGCAGTTGTCCCCGACGTTGCCGCCGCACTGGTGAAACGACATGACCATCTGCAGCTTGAGCCCGTGCCTGTCCACCATGCGGACCAATTCTTCGTACGCACCCCAATCGTACTGCCCGGGCCCCGCCCTCTCCACCAGCCCCCACCACACGTCCACCATCACCCCCTCCGCTCCCGCGCTGCGCAGAGCGGCCAGACTAGCCGCTAGCGCCCGTGTCCGCTGCAGCCTTCCTTCCGGTGACACCGTGTCCAGCGGAAGCATCACGTACACCGGCACCCCGCTCGCGGCGGCGCCTCCGCCTCCGTGTGGCGCGGCCGCAGGGAGCGAGTGTAGCAGCTCGTGCCCTTCCTCCCGCTGCTGAACCACCTCACGCCGAGATGAGTTCACGGCCCGGAGCCGTCGACACGATGACGCTGCTTTGTAATTGTAACCTTCGGCAATAGACAAAATCGTCATCGAAACAGGGAGGTCGTCGGATGTTTTATGGGAATTGGAGTCTACGCGACCAATGAAGGAGATTGATGAGCGTAGAGTTAAAGCCATGATTCactagaagaagaagagggacgAGCCTTGAGAAGTGGGAATTGAGGAAGACGGGAGGTGGATTTATTTATaagcgaaaaataaaatagaagcaAAAGGCAGCGGAAGTCTGGGAATGATCGACGGCGtggcattttttttttatttaaaaaagctaataataataataataaacggcAAGAACGTGCATTTAATTAAtcgtaaaattcaaattttttccaCGTTCTTGTTTACCAACGCACGGGACTTCTTTGATCTTTCCCCCGTCCACGACTCTTTATGATTCGAATTTATCTTAAAGAACCAATCAAGTCTTGTTATCTTCATTGTATTCTTTCATACTTTTTCTTTGTTTTGAAAATAATGCTATACAAAAAATGGCATTACAGAAAATGCAGCCATAATCAAAACAGAGATTTGACAATATCTCAAGTTTAGTGGTCAAACCGTGATTTGTAGAAATTTGGTTTAGATTATCTCAATATCTTGGCAAACAAAATCAAATTTGAATGGCGAGCAAAAGAGTTGAGCTCAATTTTGTCTTTTCTATTTCTCTTTTGTGAATTACGTGTTCATATATATCTAGAGGTGGCTAGGatatatatttctatattttCGCGTCCTACTTCTCACTATCTTCGACTCTTCACGCTtactaattatttaattttaatctataCTAAAAAGTGCAGTGTTTTTACGGCTTAAAAAACATAAtcgacaaaggaaaaataaaacgcCCCGTCCGCCTcctccattttttttaaaaatttatattaaacgtgaaaaaaatgaaaaaaaaaaatgtcattgAATGGAGCAGAACGATATAACTGAAGACGAAAGTCAGCCATGAATTAGGGAAGCCTTCATCTTTTTTTCTTCCACCTCGTTTTTTCTCAGGAACTTTATGATTAGCCCTTTTTCCCTATTTTCACGGCTAGTGGGCCACAGATGGCTTGGACCACTAAATTATCCCTACTCTCTCATGGACGAGAGTGTTAGATGAAATGTCGTTGAAGTATGATGTGCTCTCGTTTGTACTTGTATCATGTTGGTGGATTGCCTTTGGGCACGCATAGGCTTCTGTTTCAGCCACAATATCAACTTAGCTCGTGTCCTTGTCTGCCTCGAGTCTACTAAAAGTTGAAGCGAAGACAGTGAAAATACCGAGAAGTGTGAGGCTGAAATGGCGTATGAGCTGAAGCAATGTTTCTTCCAAAGCAATAGGATGATCAAGCTTGTCAGTTTAATACACGAAGCTCATAAGGTTAAGTAAACGATCAGCTCAAGCAAATGGAAATGGTGCTTGCAAACAATTAATTGTATGAATCATGCACCAAACTCAAAGCTACATTACAAGTTTACAGCTATTCTTAGTTGAGCCTTGAAAGGAAGACAGACTACACGCGTCTGTTTTGTCAAATGAAAAACCTAATTGGATCATAATTTGGAAATTAGTTTCGGAATCAATTGATTTTTTGtcatcaaattaaatttttaaacaaatgaagaaaaaaataatattaaaattgtgAGTTATTCGAGCAATAATGAAAGATTTTAATTGGGTAGATATCATGATTAAATGAAGGCATAAAGCGTATAGATACGGTTGGATATGATTTACAGTAAAAATATTGGTCTGATGCTGAATTGGGATGGTTGCCCAATTGGACAAACAGGGGCCCTGGGTAGCAACCACTTTTGCTAGGTTAATGGCCTAGTAGCCTAATTGCCCAAACTACTTTTGCAGGCTTTTAAAAAAACCCAGAGGATGACTACTTTTATCAGTAGGGATCCTCTAGTCCGTAATTTATGGATCAGAGGATGATTCATTGTATAAGGATCATTGATTTGGATGAAATCCACTTTTAAGTTGGTAGGGTCCATCTAAATCAAGGGTCTACAAATAATGGATCATCCTCTGATCCATAAATTGTGGACCAGAAGATCCCTACTGTACTTTTGCAGCCACAATTTGGCGCGCTAGATGGGACAAGTTAGTGTAGTAGAGAATAGGTTGGCAAACCACTCCAAGAATGAATTAAATGAACCACGACGAATTGATGGGGCACTGAACTAGTGTACTTGtcttttgttattattattatttattattatctcAGAGTCATGGTCCAGTGATAGAATATTCAGATTGTCACTTATACATTTATGATTCGATCTCCAActataagaaatttaaaaaaaaaaatttccaaatagGATGCGCAATCAAAGAAAGCTAGGCTTTTTAGCCGCTCATTGCTAGCGTTTTCCGATTTACCAAGATGAGCGGTGAAAAAATTCTATAGAATCGAATTGATCATCCTACGCCTAGTCAATGAgcttaattgaattttttttactcttacccattttattacttttataaagGGTTATTGTCTTAAAGTAAAATACCTCTATAATTTATTCCTTTTTAAAGTATGTGAGATCAAGAACCATTAAGATAACAATTTTACTTTTTATTGTAAATATTATCCATTTTATATACTCAATTTTTAAAATGTACAAATTCCTAAAATACTCCCTTTTTTCTCTACGTTCGTCATCTTGTTTCATCTAAAATCCGTGTTCCATCCAAAATTCACGGATGAATTTAGAATACAattactttaaattaaaattaatatattattttttaaaaacatccTTAACATATTTATACCTTAATCTCAATTCGATAGTAAAAATTGAGAGTATTAGATTTTTAAACTCATACATATTCAATAGATTTTATAACAAACTCATTATATGTGACTATGATAGTAGTTAATTAATACTAGAACTCCCTTgatttaaaaacaaaaataaacttttaaatttattaatgaatTTAGAAAACTATGAAtgatttcaaattaaaaataatgtactcttgaaattttttttaacatatttatgCTCTTGAGAGCCATGAATTTTTATAcggttgattaaaaaaattaaagatatacTCTGAATTTatgttagtgaatttaaatataagttcataaatatattaaaaagatatttaaaaatatgttaattttattttgattcagAATTTATTAAGTTCATCAATCATTTTCGGATGCAAGTGACCGATAAATCtattgaaaaaaaatgaaagggtATTTCAGGTTGATAAAATCTATCAACTAGAAATTTTACAAGTCGAGATTATCTTGAGTGAAGTTTGAGGTTTCCAGGAACGGGTAGTCGGTGTATCCAACAACCGGATCCGGCGTGTAGAAGGTGAGCCGGTTGTACTTGTTCAGCGCCGCACCGACCTCAAATCTCCGGGGCAAGTCCGGATTCGCCAAGAACAGCCGTCCGTACACCACTAGATCCGCGTACCCCTCCGCCACAACCTTGTTCCCCTCCTCCCGATCGTACCCGCCGGCCACCATGAACGTCCCCCTGAACGCCTTCCTCATCGGCAGCAGCCGGTGCGGAATCTGGTACCTACCCTCCACCTTCACCATTCTCGGCTCCAGCATGTGGCAGTACAGAATCCCCAACTCGTTCAGCTTCGCCGCCATGTGGAGACCCAGCGCCTCCGGATCGGAATCCCAGCAGTCCATCAAGTCCAAGAACGGCGACAGCCGCATCCCCACTCGGTGGCCTCCCACCTCTTCCGCCACGGCTTCCACCACCTCCAACGCGAAGCGGCAGCGGTTGTCGATGCCGCCGCCGTACTCGTCGCCTCGGTCGTTGGTGCTGTCTTTCATGAATTGCTCGATCAGGTAGCCATTTGCGCCGTGGATTTCCACTCCGTCGAATCCTGCAGCGAACCAGTCACCAAGttcgatttcttcttcttcttcttcttcttgaaacAGGAATCAAAACAGAGTTCGATGAAGAAAGACAACTAACAACTGACCGGCATCGATGGCATTCCTTGCCGCGAGCCTGAAGTCATTCACGATCTGAGGGATTTCCTCTGTCGTCAATCTTCGAGGCGCAGGGTACTCCTGAACATTGCCATCGTGCAGATATTGAGTCGGCACTGGTTTATCAGTGCTGGATATTGGAGCTTGACCATTAGGCTGGAAATCTATCAACAATTTTCACCGTGATTAAAATTTGATTCACTGAAAGAAATGTGAACGAATGGAGTGTTAGCGCACCAGTAATGGAACTCCTGCCCGCATGCCAAATCTGGCAGAAGATCAGTGAGCCCTTGGCATGAACAGCACTGACAATCGGCTTCCATGCCTCTACTTGTTCCTTTGACCACACACCGGGGCTGTCTTTGTATCTATCAATGCCCAAAGGAAGCAACGGAGATCAAATCTATTCTCTCAGAAAACAAAACGATCCACTTTGTTACAAATCTAACttcaatatattatatataatgataCCCGTGAGCGGTGTTGGAAACACCGGTTGCTTCTGTGATCAGAAAGCCTCCTTTTGTGGCTCTCTGGGAGTAATAAACAATGGCGTGAGGCTGAGGAACGTTGCCATACGATCTGCATCTGGTCAGTGGTGCCATAACGATCCTGCAAGAACAGAAAAacgtaaataaatatttaaatgaaaacatcgAGCTTAATACATATTATAATTACTAAAGAGAAATGACCTGTGAGAGAGATCAAACTTCCCCAACTTGTAGGGATCAAGAAGAGGCATGGCAgccattaaatttaattaatgggGAAAACTGAAGAATgcagatgttttttttttctggcTATCTTCTTTGCCCTCCTCCTATATTTATATATGCTTTTAGTCTGCTCTGACCCTTTTCTTGCTTCTGAATGCTCGGATCAAAGGTGGGAAGAATTAAGCATCTGCGAATAGCAGCGGGAGGGTTTGATGCTCAGCAGGAAGCTTCCATGTTAGAGTAGGAGTTTAATCTCAATCGTTGATAGCCTCTTCATCATTGATGATTGAGATCCAATCTATCTCGATCACATTGTTGAAAAGGTACATTTATCCGTCATCAGTGACGACTGGCTTATGGTCAATGTTCAATTTCCTTCCTACAACCATTTTAGCCGCCTCAAGTTGACTCGATCATTGCCACACATATAATTGCTTGTATTCATTCCTTCATGTACTTAATACTATGTGTTCCTGATGAACCTCCTCGACGTGGGACCGTCATGTAGGGGATTTAACATGGAGATTCCACATTATTTTTCAGGTTTGATTCTTCTTTTGTTTGTTAATCTCTAAATTCAAATATGGTGGGCATATATGATATCTCCATCTAAAAGTAGATTGAAGGGCTTCAAAATCTTTCACTCCGAATATAAGATAATATTAGTTTTTTGATCCAGCTTGAAATTTAAGTCAGACGGAGGTCGGTGGAGATGATGTTAGTGTTAACGGAGAGACAACTTCGACGCACTCTATGTATGCGTGTCGGAAAGGTGAACCCCCACGTGGAACCTTCAAAGGCTGTGGTAGGAGAACTGGTGGTACTCAAACTCTGCACACATTCAGACAGACACACGGAgcattagagaccagaaaccagagaAAAACTCCCCGACGCGCACGTCctctgacgcttaagtcaggtcctttttccccagaagaacaatGTACGATGGAAAAaagtgttggaaccctaaggttattttaatgtgatcaaccaagttaggttaggtcttgtggtgttttaatcttgtgtctacgtatgcagaaacttaggaacacaaaaagccgagcaaaagacgcagctagcgagagggATGGCATGGGAgaaagctgacgggctcggtgcgtccgagcgacgaggtgctgtggaagagtacgcgggcagatgagaaagaagcgcGTGGCATTTTCGAGAGATGAGAAGttggagcagaaggttgctcgagaaggccaaaattgggttcgagtgagtttTATTTcagttggtcgaaatcacccaagcgagcggagcggaAGATCTGGACCGAGGCGAGTAGAACTGGAGCAAAGAGCCTGGACCGCAAAAAGTAAACaaagttgactttaagggtccgggcACTCGAAATCAATCTGGGCACCTGGAAtcaatccgggcacccggaatcaatccgggtgcccagaccagtTCGGGCccccggaacccttctgggcgcccgaaatGCGACTTTTAACCAGATCATGTTTGACCGCGATCCATTGCgaaggggatagaattttatccccttctaggtgcttggaaccctccaggcaccctgaccaaggctataaatacagccttggtccagaagttttcaATCAATTAAGCAATCACtataacaacacttgtgcgctcttctTTTAGTGTAGCTTCTCATTTCTAtgctttcactgttgtaagagacttctccgcctgaaggagatacttagtgtgatccattccttggattaacaacctctctggttgtagccaagtcaaatccgtgagccttgcttttttttgttactttctttatttaatttacgcAAGTGTTCTTTGAAAGTCCGAGAAGGGCATTTTGGTTTTATATTGTgcaggactattcaacccccctccgATAGccggccaacaagtggtatcagagcaaggttgcttaggaggactaactgtcgatcgaagcaaagatgatggccagACCAAGTATATAcccgccaaagttcgagggagagttcgctagctggaaaaagcgaatgcaggtattttttaaaaaattgatttcgATTTACTTCTAATAATGGAATTCGATTTTATAGCACtggaaggtaaggaaaaataccaatggacaaaaaaggagcaggccgactacgtggcaaacgacaaagtagagttccatctgttgagcatccttctgccacaagaagtcaaccggatcgacaaCTACGATTTagtaaaggagctttgggagaagttccttgagctacacgaagggacgtccgaagccaagctcgcgagacgggacttacttcgtaaccagctgaCCAACCTACGgcttgaagaagatgaaacaattgcgcatcttcactcgagaattaaggagctcatcaccggactatcgaatctcggagaaaaggtaaataaccgagattcgctaaggtacacattaaatgcattccctaggaatacgaAATGGGCTTcactagtagatgcattttatatctctaaggacttagaaactattaccttagaagaattttttttctacgtttgaagtgcatgaatctgttggtgcaattgacctccaaggttttaatatccgacaaatatgtttaagtatgtttaatgaagcttgatcatgggaagtcctagtcatggctaggtaagggtgagaagtcaactgggtcttggaaagtcctagttgtaggctaggcaaggaaaatctcggtatatcgtggaagccaggtggataggtctggaggacctgatctctgggtagccgaatattgaGGCAAGGAAAATCTCGATATATCGTAgaagtcaggtggataggtctggaggacctgatccctgggtactcgaatactgagtcctggtgagtgaagccaggttgagaaaaccctagggggagataaccttaggtaacgagaagtcttggaagagtgaactccaagcaaggttgatcggatggttttcggtcgaccgcACGTGGTCAACCGGACTAGCGGATCTcgataaatctaggtttaggtttaccattgtattctgtattactattattgctgctgACTAATGTGGTATTGCAGGAAAGGttttagtggatcaggtgatcagacactgagcagagaaagtccaaacaagtctggaggaccaatgtttggcaggtaagttgaggtatgtaactggaggagcgatagtgaagtcgggttcctaaaggaaacaacctaaggtcgatgatccaactgaagaaaccgggaaggtttccaagttgagatcaaaacagttctactatcttatattactcatgcattatatattactgagCTAATCTTTGTGGTGCAAGAATACCTtgtttaactctgtgttgcaagttcggccggatcggtcgaccgaacgtagcgatcggtcgaccgaaccattatgACTCAGCACAAACAGCAACGATCCGgagaaggaaactacactgatcggtcgaccgaaccggatgatcgatcgatcgaacaatcAGCCATTAATGCAGCATTAAGTATGGATctcggcaaatctcgacgaacagggaaggaggctATTCGATCGACCTAACAAGGGGATCGATTGACAGAACCGTTAATGAGcagttaatgcaaaagatcgagccagcgtcagactccagccaggaaggaagggagttggttcggtcgaccgaatagagggattggtcgaccgaacctcaaacACACTAATAAAAAGGGGTTCAAGGTTTGAGGcagatgttggt
This window of the Zingiber officinale cultivar Zhangliang chromosome 3B, Zo_v1.1, whole genome shotgun sequence genome carries:
- the LOC121967569 gene encoding beta-amylase 3, chloroplastic-like, whose protein sequence is MALTLRSSISFIGRVDSNSHKTSDDLPVSMTILSIAEGYNYKAASSCRRLRAVNSSRREVVQQREEGHELLHSLPAAAPHGGGGAAASGVPVYVMLPLDTVSPEGRLQRTRALAASLAALRSAGAEGVMVDVWWGLVERAGPGQYDWGAYEELVRMVDRHGLKLQMVMSFHQCGGNVGDNCRIPLPPWVHEEISRNPDIVYTDRSGRRNPEYISLACDTLPVLRGRTPVQVYSDYMRSFRDRFGGFLGGVIAEIQVGMGPCGELRYPSYPETNGTWRFPGIGEFQCYDKYMKASLRAAGIAAGHEEWGHEGPHDAGHYNQFPEDTGFFRREGTWTSDYGRFFLEWYSGQLLEHGDRVLAAAEAVFLGTGTKLSAKVAGIHWHYRTRSHAAELTAGYYNTRNRDGYLPIARMMAKRGAVLNFTCMEMKDEQQPGHAGCSPELLVQQVKQATAAAGAELAGENALERYDEAAYAQVVATSKAAGLTAFTYLRLNKNLFEGENWRHFVGFVKSMREGGRNKGLPKSDTTRSELYVGFITSANKKPELEAAS
- the LOC121967570 gene encoding 12-oxophytodienoate reductase 1-like, with the protein product MAAMPLLDPYKLGKFDLSHRIVMAPLTRCRSYGNVPQPHAIVYYSQRATKGGFLITEATGVSNTAHGYKDSPGVWSKEQVEAWKPIVSAVHAKGSLIFCQIWHAGRSSITDFQPNGQAPISSTDKPVPTQYLHDGNVQEYPAPRRLTTEEIPQIVNDFRLAARNAIDAGFDGVEIHGANGYLIEQFMKDSTNDRGDEYGGGIDNRCRFALEVVEAVAEEVGGHRVGMRLSPFLDLMDCWDSDPEALGLHMAAKLNELGILYCHMLEPRMVKVEGRYQIPHRLLPMRKAFRGTFMVAGGYDREEGNKVVAEGYADLVVYGRLFLANPDLPRRFEVGAALNKYNRLTFYTPDPVVGYTDYPFLETSNFTQDNLDL